GCGACCATCGACCGCGCCACCGTCGGGATCACGCGGATCGGCCGCGGGACGAAGATCGACAACCTCGTGCAGGTCGGCCACAACGTCCAGATCGGCGAGCACGCGATCCTCGTCGCGCAGGTCGGCATCGGCGGCAGCGCCAGCATCGGCGCGGGGGCGGTGCTCGCGGGCCAGGCCGGCGTCGGCGACCACGCCGTGGTCGGCCCCGGGGCGCGCGTCGGGGGCCAGGCCGCCGTGCTCAGGCACGTCGCGCCCGGAGCGACGGTGGCCGGCTTCGGGCCGCAGCCGCACGGGGAGTTCCTCAGGAGCCAGGCCGTATTCGAACAACTCCCGCAGCTGCGGCGGCGGGTCGCCGAGCTGGAGAAGCGCCTCGCGGCCGCCGAGGCCGCGGCGGCGCGCGCAACCGAACCAGGGAGGTAGCAGCCACATGCAGTACGACATCCGCCAGATCATGGACAAGCTCCCCCACCGCTATCCCTTCCTCCTCGTCGACCGGGTGCTCTCGATCGACGGGCTGAAGATGGTCGCCATCAAGAACGTGACCTTCAACGAGCCCTTCTTCAACGGGCACTTCCCGGGCTTCCCGATCATGCCGGGCGTGCTCATCGTCGAGGCCATGGCGCAGGCCGGCGGCTTCCTCGCGCTGCAGAGCCAGGGCGCTGACCTCGGCGACCGCAAGGTCTTCTTCATGACGATCGACAGCGCGCGCTTTCGCAAGCCGGTGGTCCCCGGCGACCAGCTGCGCTTCGAGGTGGAGATCGAGAAGCGGCGCGAGACGATCTGGCGCGTGATGGGCAAGGCCTTCGTCGGCGACACGCTCGTCTGCGACGCGACGTTGCAGGCGATGATCACGCGCGACCGGGAGGGCGCGTGAGCGCGGGCGTCCACCCGGCGGCGCTGGTCGAGCCGGGGGCGGAGCTGGGCGCGGGCGTCGAGGTCGGCCCGTTCGCGGTGATCGGCGACGGGGTGCGCCTCGGCGACGGCGTCAAGGTCGGCCACCACGCCTCGGTGCTCGGCCCGTGCGCGATCGGCGCGGGCACGCAGATCTTCCCCTTCGCCTCGATCGGCTCGGCGCCGCAGGACCTGACCTACAAGGGCGAGCCGACGCGGCTGGACGTCGGCGAGCGCAACGTCTTCCGCGAGTTCGTGACGATCAACCGCGGCACGATGAAGGGCGGCGGCGTCACGCGCATCGGCTCGGACTGCTTCTTCATGGCCTACGCGCACGTCGCCCACGACAGCACCATCGGCAGCCACGTCATCATGGCCAACTGCGCGGCGCTCGCCGGCCACATCCGCATCGACGACCACGCGATCCTCGGCGGTCTCGTGGCCGTGCACCAGTGGGCGCGGGTCGGCCGGATGGCGATGATCGGCGGGGTCAGCGGCGTCGCGCTGGACGTGCCGCCCTTCTGCATCGCCTCGGGCGAGCGCGCCAAGCTCTACGGGCTCAACCTCGTCGGCCTCAAGCGCCACGGGTACTCCGAGGAGTGCATCGCGGATCTCAAGAAGGCCTACCGGCTGCTCTTCCGCTCGGGGCTGACGCTCAAGGCGGCGACCGAGGCGGTTGCCCGCGAGCTCCCCGACTGCGCCGAGGCCGCGGAACTGCTGGAGTTCATCCGC
This genomic window from bacterium contains:
- the fabZ gene encoding 3-hydroxyacyl-ACP dehydratase FabZ, producing the protein MQYDIRQIMDKLPHRYPFLLVDRVLSIDGLKMVAIKNVTFNEPFFNGHFPGFPIMPGVLIVEAMAQAGGFLALQSQGADLGDRKVFFMTIDSARFRKPVVPGDQLRFEVEIEKRRETIWRVMGKAFVGDTLVCDATLQAMITRDREGA
- the lpxA gene encoding acyl-ACP--UDP-N-acetylglucosamine O-acyltransferase, whose protein sequence is MSAGVHPAALVEPGAELGAGVEVGPFAVIGDGVRLGDGVKVGHHASVLGPCAIGAGTQIFPFASIGSAPQDLTYKGEPTRLDVGERNVFREFVTINRGTMKGGGVTRIGSDCFFMAYAHVAHDSTIGSHVIMANCAALAGHIRIDDHAILGGLVAVHQWARVGRMAMIGGVSGVALDVPPFCIASGERAKLYGLNLVGLKRHGYSEECIADLKKAYRLLFRSGLTLKAATEAVARELPDCAEAAELLEFIRTTKRGLTR